Proteins co-encoded in one Anguilla anguilla isolate fAngAng1 chromosome 16, fAngAng1.pri, whole genome shotgun sequence genomic window:
- the LOC118215559 gene encoding ovochymase-2 — protein sequence MRFYDPVKVSLRFRGLHFCGAAILTDRWILSAAHCFSTLSKRSLKNVDVAVGEFDRRAADVGEQAFAVRSVRVHERFHHSTPMSYDLALLELSGRIRFGRYAQPICLPLPGEEFLPGAACTASGWGQTRERGQLPFVPREVRLGLVDRGKCKHVIQTVKPGQKTFTVVCAGPENGGRDACQGDSGGPLVCPREGGRWALVGVTSWGKGCGRSWVNNRSKPPWKRGSPGVFTDVRMFLAWIKENLREATQRQRKSSSRLCGASDGLRTGLGGLIRNPEHPGRSYENNEMCLWSINVPPGKSILLQFLEFDVENDTHCSSDQLAVFAGTDRLIGRFCGSRLPSPVRVDSSRVTLRFLSDFSVSGTGFAVKFDAVEPHSARHDSACGAVAVLQSEGVVQSLRYPDLYGSDSDCRWVIHAPSGHIVKLEFDDFDVEPSKECTYDSLAAFGDVEGKDEIAVLCGGGLPPPLLSYERVLALRFTSDGTVSHRGFRATVSFVSERGERRSQKTLALPYGSTPATEPVGVQTGKFRSSLFTFLFFISIFSAENPARLCLSNALPGVSWPRRLVYILSERVFVVPTLGNRHLKSTDLRPEEPVGRDQEVHRDVKVDGNGGHARGSPPPRPGLCGMPHTSGSSAPVQEVGGALSRQVGGAQSRQVGGAQGRVIGGAGAEPRSWPWQASLTLASRRVCGGVLVRASWVLTAAHCLSSLDRTSLSVVVGDHNLTRRDPGEQRRTVRRVVFHPGYNGTSLDYDAALVELDAPLQFGDRVSPVCLPGARQEVPPSHVCSVSSGRGGPTAGRGSRTLWLLGREQCERHYPGRLTRSMLCAGSPPSEGRDSCSGDSGGALVCRSEDSSYFVYGVTSWGPGCGRFRKPGVYTSVPLLRDWILEQLEGDFCEDDRNGFQLRTISQQENWTSSDEDNDFWAESSGVD from the exons atgcGCTTTTACGACCCTGTCAAGGTGTCCCTGAGGTTCAGGGGGCTGCACTTCTGCGGAGCGGCGATCCTCACCGACCGGTGGATCCTGTCTGCCGCCCACTGCTTCTCCACGCTGTCAAA GCGGTCTTTGAAGAACGTGGACGTCGCGGTCGGGGAGTTCGACCGCCGCGCGGCGGACGTCGGGGAGCAGGCCTTCGCGGTGAGGTCCGTCAGAGTCCACGAAAGATTCCACCACTCCACCCCGATGAGCTACGACCTGGCGCTCCTGGAGCTGAGCGGGCGGATCAGATTCG GTCGGTACGCTCAGCCAATATGCCTTCCCCTCCCCGGGGAGGAGTTCCTGCCAGGGGCTGCCTGCACCGCCAGCGGTTGGGGCCAGACGAGAGAAc ggggcCAACTGCCTTTCGTCCCCCGTGAGGTGCGGCTGGGCCTGGTGGATCGGGGCAAGTGTAAGCACGTCATCCAGACGGTGAAGCCTGGCCAGAAGACCTTCACCGTTGTCTGCGCCGGGCCGGAGAACGGGGGGAGAGACGCCTGCCAG GGAGACTCTGGCGGGCCTCTGGTCTGCCCCAGGGAGGGAGGCCGCTGGGCCCTGGTCGGCGTGACGTCGTGGGGGAAGGGCTGCGGCCGTAGCTGGGTCAACAACCGCAGCAAGCCCCCGTGGAAGAGGGGGTCGCCCGGGGTCTTCACCGACGTCCGAATGTTCCTGGCCTGGATCAAAGAGAACCTCAGAGAAG CGACGCAACGTCAGAGAAAATCATCATCaa GGCTTTGCGGTGCCAGCGATGGGCTCCGCACCGGTTTGGGGGGTCTCATCCGGAATCCCGAACATCCGGGGCGCAGCTACGAGAACAATGA GATGTGTCTGTGGTCCATAAACGTCCCCCCTGGGAAGAGCATCCTGCTGCAGTTTTTGGAGTTTGACGTGGAGAACGACACCCACTGCAGCAGCGACCAGCTGGCTGTGTTCGCCGGCACGGACAGGCTTATCG GGAGGTTCTGCGGCAGCCGGCTCCCCTCCCCCGTCCGGGTGGACTCCTCCAGGGTCACGCTCCGGTTCCTGTCCGACTTCAGCGTCTCCGGCACCGGCTTCGCCGTCAAGTTCGACGCGGTCGAGCCGCATTCCGCGCGGCACG ACTCCGCCTGCGGCGCGGTGGCTGTCCTCCAATCAGAGGGCGTCGTTCAGAGCCTGCGCTACCCCGATCTCTACGGCAGCGACTCCGACTGCCGCTGGGTCATCCACGCCCCCTCCGGCCACATCGTCAAG CTGGAATTCGACGACTTCGACGTGGAGCCGTCGAAGGAGTGCACGTACGATTCCCTGGCGGCCTTCGGCGACGTGGAGGGGAAGGACGAGATAG CGGTGCTCTGCGGAGGGGgcctgcccccgcccctgctcAGCTACGAGCGCGTGCTGGCGCTGAGGTTCACCTCCGACGGCACAGTGTCCCACCGCGGCTTCCGCGCCACCGTGTCCTTCGTCAGCGAGAGAGGTGAGCGCCGTTCGCAAAAAACGCTCGCCCTACCCTACGGCTCGACCCCGGCCACTGAACCCGTGGGTGTACA AACTGGGAAGTTTAGGTCTTCATTGTTtactttccttttctttatttcaattttcTCCGCGGAGAATCCGGCACGCCTGTGTTTATCTAACGCGCTCCCGGGCGTTAGCTGGCCAAGACGCCTTGTGTACATTCTTTCGGAGCGCGTATTTGTTGTGCCAACGCTCGGTAACCGCCATTTGAAATCGACAGATCTGCGCCCGGAGGAACCGGTCGGACGCGACCAGGAAGTCCACCGCGACGTGAAAGTCGACGGCAACGGCGGCCACGCCCGCGGCTCCCCTCCCCCGAGGCCTG gtcTGTGTGGAATGCCGCACACGTCTGGCAGCTCAGCTCCGGTCcaggaggtgggcggggctctgagccggcaggtgggcggggcccagAGCcggcaggtgggcggggcccaggGTCGGGTGATTGGCGgtgcgggggcggagcctcgcTCCTGGCCGTGGCAGGCGAGCCTGACCCTGGCTTCCCGGCGCGTCTGCGGGGGGGTCCTGGTCCGGGCCTCCTGGGTCCTGACCGCCGCCCACTGCCTGAGCAGCCT AGACAGGACTTCTCTTTCGGTCGTCGTGGGAGACCACAACCTCACCAGGAGGGACCCCGGCGAGCAG AGACGTACGGTGAGGAGGGTCGTGTTTCACCCGGGGTACAACGGCACCTCGCTCGATTATGACGCGGCGCTCGTGGAGCTGGACGCCCCCCTGCAGTTCGGCGACCGCGTCAGCCCCGTCTGCCTGCCCGGCGCCCGACAGGAAGTCCCGCCCTCCCACGTCTGCTCCGTCTCCTCTGGGCGGGGCGGCCCGACAG CCGGGCGGGGCAGCAGGACCCTGTGGCTGCTGGGTCGTGAGCAGTGTGAGCGGCACTACCCCGGCAGGCTGACGCGCAGCATGCTCTGCGCGGGATCTCCACCATCGGAGGGGAGGGACTCGTGCTCG GGAGATTCGGGAGGGGCCTTGGTGTGCCGGTCAGAGGACTCCAGTTACTTTGTCTATGGGGTGACCAGCTGGGGCCCCGGCTGTGGAAGGTTCCGGAAACCTGGAGTCTACACCTCGGTGCCGCTCCTCAGGGACTGGATTTTGGAACAGCTGGAGG GTGATTTTTGCGAGGATGACAGAAATGGATTTCAACTAAGAACCATCTCACAGCAGGAAAATTGGACATCCAGCGATGAGGACAATGACTTTTGGGCAGAGTCTTCGGGAGTTGATTag